One Paraburkholderia aromaticivorans genomic region harbors:
- the kynU gene encoding kynureninase — translation MITREHCAALDAADTLAHCRARFDLPADTIYLDGNSLGAMPANVPARIEQALKQEWAHGLIRSWNDADWYPAPQRTGNKIATLIGAGQDEVIVADSTSVNLFKVLVAATRMRPGRNVILAERTNFPTDVYVASSVAEMTGCELRCVDPDEIAAAIDDTVAIVSLTHVNYKTGKRYDMEAVTRQAHEAGALIVWDLCHSAGAMPVNLNRCEADFAVGCGYKYLNGGPGAPAFVFVASRHIEAVRQPLTGWHGHSKPFEFTHDYAPHPGIERMLTGTAPQLGVIALESALEAFDGVDLDVLRDKSVALGNLFIELTDQELTALGCTLASPRDAEKRGSQVSLGHAEGYAIMQALIARNVIGDFRAPDILRFGFAPLYVRYVDIWDTIAQLKDIIATDAWNTEEFKARKSVT, via the coding sequence ATGATTACCCGGGAACACTGCGCCGCGCTCGACGCTGCCGACACCTTGGCCCATTGCCGCGCTCGCTTCGATCTGCCCGCCGACACGATTTATCTCGACGGCAACTCGCTGGGCGCGATGCCCGCCAATGTGCCCGCGCGCATCGAACAGGCGTTGAAGCAGGAATGGGCGCACGGTCTGATCCGCTCATGGAACGACGCCGACTGGTATCCGGCGCCGCAGCGCACCGGCAACAAGATTGCCACGCTGATCGGCGCGGGACAGGACGAAGTGATCGTCGCCGATTCGACCTCGGTGAATCTGTTCAAGGTGCTGGTGGCGGCCACGCGCATGCGCCCCGGCCGCAATGTGATTCTGGCCGAACGCACCAACTTTCCGACTGACGTGTATGTCGCGTCGAGCGTCGCGGAGATGACCGGTTGCGAACTGCGCTGCGTCGATCCCGACGAGATCGCGGCGGCCATCGACGACACCGTGGCAATCGTGTCGCTCACGCACGTCAATTACAAAACCGGCAAACGCTACGACATGGAAGCGGTCACGCGTCAGGCGCATGAGGCCGGTGCGTTGATCGTGTGGGACCTGTGTCATTCGGCGGGCGCCATGCCGGTGAATCTGAATCGTTGCGAGGCCGACTTTGCGGTCGGATGTGGCTACAAGTATCTGAACGGTGGCCCTGGCGCGCCGGCTTTCGTGTTCGTTGCATCGCGTCATATCGAGGCCGTGCGTCAACCGCTGACCGGGTGGCACGGGCATTCGAAGCCGTTCGAATTTACCCATGACTATGCGCCGCATCCTGGCATTGAGCGGATGTTGACGGGCACCGCGCCGCAACTCGGCGTGATCGCACTGGAGAGTGCGCTCGAGGCTTTCGACGGTGTCGATCTCGACGTGCTGCGCGACAAGAGCGTGGCGCTTGGCAACCTGTTTATCGAATTGACCGATCAGGAACTGACGGCCCTGGGTTGCACGCTGGCTTCGCCGCGCGACGCCGAAAAGCGGGGCAGTCAGGTCTCCCTCGGTCACGCGGAAGGCTACGCGATCATGCAGGCGCTGATCGCGCGCAATGTCATCGGCGACTTCCGTGCTCCCGACATTTTGCGCTTCGGTTTCGCGCCGCTCTATGTGCGCTACGTGGATATCTGGGACACGATCGCGCAACTCAAGGACATCATCGCGACCGATGCATGGAATACCGAAGAGTTCAAGGCGCGCAAGTCGGTCACGTGA
- a CDS encoding amino acid permease, producing the protein MTQEQRGFDAIVEREKGLHRGLSTGQLSMIAIGGAIGTGLFLGSGFAIGFAGPSVLVSYAIGALIALLLMGCLAEMTVAHPTSGSFGAYAEHYIAPWAGFLVRYAYWSSIVFAVGTEVTAIAVYMKYWFPAVPGWYWIVGFSAALIGINSVSVKVFGAVEYVFSMLKIVAIVGFILLGAYVVFGAPADSTIGFANYTSHGGFFPKGVWGMWVAVIVSIFSYLSIEMIAVAAGEARDPQKAITRAFRATMFRLVFFYLLTLALMLAIVPWNAAGTDESPFVRVMAATHVPGAAGVINFVILVAALSAMNSQLYITTRMMFSLSRAGYAPRRLGALNGNGVPVAALWLSTIGIALATVLNVVYPDASFVLMMSISMFGAMLTWLMIFVTHFFFRHRHKGTPLAFRMWGYPGTSALGAGLMVSALVTTWFTREFRMTLVIGVPFIVCLLVVYFVWYRKRAVEGAAAELV; encoded by the coding sequence ATGACGCAAGAGCAGCGAGGCTTCGACGCGATTGTCGAACGTGAGAAGGGGTTGCACCGCGGATTATCGACCGGGCAGTTGTCGATGATCGCGATTGGCGGCGCGATCGGCACCGGGCTATTTCTCGGCAGTGGTTTTGCGATCGGGTTTGCCGGACCGAGCGTGCTGGTCAGTTATGCGATCGGCGCGCTGATCGCCTTGCTACTGATGGGATGCCTCGCGGAGATGACCGTCGCGCATCCGACTTCGGGTTCGTTCGGCGCGTATGCCGAGCACTATATCGCGCCGTGGGCGGGCTTTCTGGTGCGCTACGCGTATTGGTCGTCGATCGTGTTCGCGGTCGGCACCGAGGTGACGGCGATTGCCGTGTATATGAAGTACTGGTTTCCCGCCGTGCCCGGTTGGTACTGGATCGTCGGATTTTCGGCGGCGCTGATCGGGATCAATTCGGTCAGCGTGAAAGTGTTCGGTGCGGTGGAGTATGTGTTTTCGATGCTGAAGATCGTCGCGATCGTCGGCTTCATTCTGCTCGGCGCTTATGTGGTGTTCGGCGCGCCGGCGGATTCGACGATCGGCTTTGCCAATTACACGTCGCACGGCGGTTTCTTTCCGAAAGGCGTGTGGGGTATGTGGGTGGCGGTGATCGTGTCGATTTTCAGTTATCTGAGCATCGAGATGATTGCTGTCGCGGCGGGCGAGGCGCGCGATCCGCAGAAGGCGATCACGCGGGCTTTTCGCGCGACGATGTTCCGGCTGGTGTTCTTCTATCTGCTGACGTTGGCGCTCATGCTGGCGATCGTGCCGTGGAATGCGGCCGGTACGGACGAGAGTCCTTTCGTGCGGGTGATGGCCGCTACTCACGTGCCGGGTGCGGCTGGCGTCATCAACTTTGTGATCCTGGTGGCGGCGTTGTCGGCGATGAACAGCCAACTCTATATCACGACGCGGATGATGTTCAGTCTGTCCCGTGCCGGGTATGCGCCGCGAAGGTTGGGCGCGTTGAACGGTAATGGAGTGCCTGTGGCCGCGCTCTGGTTATCGACGATCGGGATCGCGCTGGCTACCGTGTTAAACGTGGTTTATCCCGACGCTTCGTTTGTGTTGATGATGTCGATTTCCATGTTCGGGGCGATGTTGACCTGGCTGATGATCTTTGTGACGCACTTCTTTTTTCGTCATCGACATAAGGGCACGCCGTTAGCATTTCGGATGTGGGGATATCCGGGGACTTCCGCGTTGGGAGCCGGGTTGATGGTGAGCGCGTTGGTTACCACGTGGTTTACCAGGGAGTTCCGAATGACGCTCGTGATTGGCGTGCCGTTTATTGTTTGCTTGCTGGTCGTTTATTTCGTTTGGTATCGCAAGCGAGCGGTTGAGGGTGCGGCGGCTGAGCTTGTATGA